The following DNA comes from Verrucomicrobiota bacterium JB022.
TCGTCTCTGCCTGGGGCATGGGGCTGGCCATCGTGGTCACCTGCATCCACCCGGCTTTTGCCGACAAGATCCTCTGGATCGTGCTCGCCTTCGCCATCGGCGGGGCCATCGGTGCCGTCGCGGCCAAGAAAGTGCCCATGACGGGCATGCCCGAGATGGTCGCGCTCTTCAACGGCGTCGGCGGTCTCTCCTCCGTGCTCGTCGGCTGGGCCGAATACGTGCGGTTGGCTAAACCCTATTGGGATCAGGCTCGCTTCAACGAACAGACCGATACGGCGCTCCTGCCGCCGCTCGACCTGCTCCCCCCGCTCAGCGGGTTTACCATGGCGGTGATCTTCCTCGCCGTGTTCATCGGCGCGGTGACGTTTACGGGCTCGATTTACGCTTGGGGCAAGCTGAGCGGTAAGCTCGGCGGCGCGGCCAAGACGTTCCCGGCGCAAAAGGCCTGCAACGCCCTGCTGCTGGCCGTCACCGTCCTCTGCGGCGTGCTCTTCCCGCTCATGCCGGAGGGTGAAGTCGGCCTGCTGCTGCTCACCGGTGCCACCCTTGGCGCGCTGCTGCTCGGTATCTTCGGCGTCATGCCTATCGGCGGCGGCGACATGCCGGTGGTGATCTCGCTGCTCAATTCGCTCTCGGGCCTCGCGGCGGCTGCCGCCGGCTTTGTCATCGTGAACAACGTGCTGATCGTCGCGGGCTGCCTTGTCGGTTGCTCGGGCCTGATTCTCACCGTGATCATGTGCAAGGCGATGAACCGCACCCTCACGAATGTGCTCTTCAGCGGTTTCGGCTCCACCCAGAGCAGCCAGCAGGTGGAGGGCGAAATGAAGGCCCTGAGCGTCGAGGATGCCTATTACGTGCTCGAATCGGCCCGCAACGTCGTCTTCGTGCCAGGCTATGGGATGGCCGTCGCGCAGGCCCAGCACGTCGTGAAAGAGCTGGCGGAATTGCTCGAAGAAAACGGCGCGGAAGTGCGATTTGCCATTCACCCGGTGGCGGGCCGCATGCCCGGCCACATGAACGTGCTACTCGCCGAGGCCGACGTACCCTACGAGCAGCTCTGCGAAATGGACGCGGTGAACCCCACGATGGAGATGGTCGACGTGGCCATCGTGATCGGCGCCAACGACGTGGTGAACCCGGCGGCGGGAGAGGACCCAAGCAGCCCCATCTACGGCATGCCGATCATCAACGTGCACCACGCCCGCACCGTCTTCGCGCTCAAGCGGGGCAAGGGCGCGGGCTTCAGTGGCCTCGTCAATACGCTCTTCTTCCGCGAAAACACCCGCATGATCTACGGCGACGCCAAGGCGACCATCGCCGGCCTCGTCGGCCAGTTCAAGGAGAAGTAGGCACTGCCTCCAAGACTTGCATTAACAAAAGGGCGACCCGTAAACGGTCGCCCTTTTGGTTCGAAACGCCTTCCGTGCGGTGGAGTAGGGCGGCAATAATCGCTTGACCAAATGGATTGCCGGCCCCAAGTAGTATGCCGCGATGTCCGGTTCTAGCTTCCCGGCTGGCCGGACGTTCTTGATAAGATGTTGCTCAGGAAGCGGGTGTGACTTTTAGGCTCTGCAATATAAACTCTGTCTCTTCATGATTCTATATCTAGCCGATAACCGCTCGCGCCCCAATTGGGGATGTCGTGCGACCAGCATGGCCCTTGGTGCGCTCCTGCAACAAGTCGGACCGATTAGCGATATTATCAATGGAGTTGAGACTTCGGCTTCAACTATGACCCCACTGAGGAGCGGGATCGCCCTGCCCAAAGGAGTGCGGCGTTTTTTCCGAGGTACTAGAAGAATCAGTTGGAGTGTGTTTTACGCGTTGGATTCTTTTCTGGATCTCTCTCATGACTTTCTGGAGGTAGACACTCAACGCTCAGTTGAAAGTTTTCTTCGTCTGAAAGGACGCTTTCCAGTTTTGGAAGGAATCTACCAGAAGTTTGTGCGATGCGAAATGCTCGTAATAAACGGAGAGGGGACTTACATTTTTACCGATCGACCACGGCGAGATACCCTGTACTATAACTTCGCGATTGCGCTTGCCAAGAAGATGGGCAAAAAAGCATGCGTCGTGAACGCGATGTTTTCCGACGAGCCGGAATTCGGTAAAAACAAGAAGCTTTATGACGAAACGGTTCGCGTCCTGCGCCAAACAGATTTGATTACCACTCGGGATCCAGAGTCTTATGATTACTTGATGCCCGACCTCGAGGGGCACAACGTGAAGTATGTCCCGGACGCACTTTTCACTTGGTCAGCGCATATGGCCGAATGGAAAGAGCACATGCGGGGTGGCGTTGAGGCTTTTGAATCTTTTGGATATGAGACGCACAAGAGGGTTCCTGATGTGGACCTTTCGAAGCCATACATTGCTGTGAGTGGCAGTTCGTGGGCCGCTCGTGATCAAGATAGGGCCTACAACACCTACAAAGGTCTCATAAGCGAACTCCAGAAATTGGGACTTCCGTTGTTGATCGTCCCGACTTGTGGAGGTGATGTCTTTCTGAATCGTCTGGCAGAAGATCTTTCCCTTCCAAGCGTGCCGGTTGGTATCCCGATCCGAATTGGCGCCGCTATCCTTGGTAATGCAGAAGTATTCGTCTCGGGAAGATTTCACCCGGCGGTTATGGCTTCGTGTGGTGGTACACCTTGCGTGTTCCTCAGTTCCAACTCCCATAAAACTCGGAGTCTGCAGAACGTTCTGGAGTATGATAATGTGGTGGAGCATCATGCAATGCCAGACGCTGCAGCAAGTGCTCTGATCCGCCAACAGTGTGAAGATTACCTTGCGGTCTCACGGAGAGAGCGGATCGCCGAAGTCACGCGGCGCTTGGGGCAACGATCTTCCACGGTCGTGGACCTCCTCTCACAAATGAGGGACGCGCGCTAGTTTCAAACAAAAAAGGGCGACCCGCAAATGGTCGCCCTTCGTTTTTCAGGATACGAAAGTCGTTCCGCTAGCTGTTGAAGACCTTCTGGACTTCGCCGGCTTTCTTCTGGGCCTTGCCCTCGGCCTTCTCGGCGGCGCCCTTGGCTTCCAGATTGCGGTTACCCACCACGCGGCCGACAGTTTCCTTCACTTGGCCGGTTACCTTCTTGGTGTTGCCTTCGGTCTTGTTCTTGTCGCTGGGTTTCATGAGTATGAGGGGTTTGAGTTGTTTGGATCAATGTCCTCTTCCCCTCTTGCATAACCCGTGCCAGCGACGCACGGCTTCCATGTGCAGCGCGTGCGCCCAAAGAAAAAGGGCGACCGTTTAGCCGGTCGCCCTCGTGGGAGTGAAAAGGGAATGGCAATCCTACTTGCCCAAGACCTTCTTGACTTCGCCGGCCTTCTTTTGGCCTTTGCCTTCGGCCTTTTCAGCCTTGCCCTTGGCCTCCATGTCTCGGTTGCCGACGACGCGGCCAGCGGTTTCCTTTACCTGGCCGGTTACCTTCTTGGTGTTGCCTTCGGACTTGTCTTTATCGCTGGGTTTCATGGTTCTCAGGGGTTGAGGTTGTTAAACTGTTTCCGCCCTAACCATCGCAATTCATATGCCAGTCCATGGCGCGTGGGTTGCTGCACCTACCCGCGTGAAGCCCCGTAATCGCCTCCCATCGCCCAGAAACCGCGCTGAACCGCCTACCCGGCGCAATCGTGCCGCAAATCGCAACCGTGCACGACGCAAGGCGGCTTTGGGCCGCCGGGCAGAGCGCACGAGCGCATATGCCGCCGGTGCTCAACGTCGCCTCGCGCGATTTCGGGCCGGTTCGATGCTGGCGGTGACATTCACCGCCCTCCTGCTGCTCGTCTTCGGGTTGTCTCCTGTCGATCTCTCGGCGCAAGACGAGCCGGAGGCACCCGTGGTGGAGCAACCGACCGGGGACGCGGAGGCTCTGGATGCCAGCGAATCCATCCGGCAGGCAGGCTCCACTCTCAGCGATCTGGGCGACAGCCTCGTGCACCTGCTGCCCCGCATCGGGGTGGGGCTGGCCGTTATTCTGATCGGGGCGCTGCTGGCGCGGCTCTTTGCCTATATCCTGCGCCGTAGCCTGCACAACTGGCGGCGTGCCGATGCGGTGGCGGCCTTGACGAGTATTGCCGTCTACCTCCTGGCGGTCGGGGCGGCGTTGAGCGTGATCGCGGGGGACGCTCGGGCGCTGGTGGGCTCGGTCGGGCTGGCGGGCCTCGCCCTGTCGTGGGCCTTACAGACGCCCATCGAGAGCTTCAGCGGCTGGCTGCTCAATTCCTTCAAGGGCTATTACCGCCCGGGAGATCGCATCGCAATCGGGGATGTCGTGGGCGATGTCTACGAGATCGACATCCTCACGACCACCGTGTGGGAGATCGGCGGCCCCGACAAGCCGGTGCAGGGCGCACAGCCGACGGGCGCCTTGATCACCTTCCCCAACGGCGAGATCCTCCGCAGCAGCATCGTGAACTACACCCGCGATTTCCCTTACGTGTGGGACGAGGTGACGGTGGGCATCGCCAACGAGTCGGACTTGCCTTACGCTGCCCGCATTTTGCGCGAAGTAGCCGTGCGTGAGCTGGGGAACAGCATGGCGCAGTCGGCCGCTGCCTACGCCGAGTTGCTCAAGCGTCGCCGCCTCGATAGCGATGTATCGCTGGAGCCGCAAAGCTACGTGACGCCGACCGATGCGTGGACCAATGTCACCGTGCGCTATCTGGTGGAGGTGCGCTCGCGTCGTCGGGCGTCGAGCAACCTCTTTATCGCCCTGTCCGAAGAGATGAACAAGGCTGAGCACCGGGGGAAGATCGTGCCTTCGCTGCCGCGTCAGCAATTGGACGTATTGCCACCCCCGGAGGATTACCCCCCTCGTGGGCGCAGCTCCCAGTAGGCTTACGGCGTTTTGGGCCCTAGGCTTTATGTCTGCTTTAGGGTCGTTTGCTTGTTTCTGGGCGTCTGGGTGAAAGGGGCTTGCCGCGTTGGGCGGTCCGGCTCAGAACGCAAGAGACGTCTCTCGGCCCGCCTCCATGACACTTACGGCTGCCTCCGCCCGCCCGGTCTCTCTCTTGCGTGCGCTCGTACCTCCCACGATCGCGCTGGCTTTGCTGTTAATCGCCACTTTGACGGTCCAGCCCTGGCTCGAATCCCTTTGGGGTTTCGAGCATCCTCGCTGGGTGGAGCGTCTGCATCGGGGCATCTTGGCCGCCTATGCCGCTGTCGGCGTCTGGTTTGCCTTCGCGCTCGTCTGGATCGTGGGGTTGGAGTGGATCCTCAGCCGGGCGACCAAGAAGGCGGTGCCGCGTATCATCAAAGACTTCTGCGGCGTCATCTTCTTCTTCGTCGCGGTGGCGATCTGCATCGCGATCCTCTTCGACGGGGTCTTCGGTTCGCTGCTCACGCTGTCGAGTATCTTCGGTATCGTGATCGGCCTCGCGCTGCGCCCGATCATCCTCGATGTTTTTTCCGGGCTCAGCAGCAACCTCGAATCGGCCTACCAGATTGGCGACTGGATCACGCTCGAGAGCGCCAAGGGTAACCACACCGGCTGGGTGATGGAGGTAAACTGGCGCACTACGCTCCTGCGCACCCGTGCCGGGACGATCGTCGTCTGCCCCAACAGCCTTTTCAGCACCTCCGTGGTCCTCAACCACACCCGCCCACACATCGAGAGCCGGATCGACTTTCGCCTGCGCCTGCCCCCGGAAGTGCCCTGCGAGCGCGCCATCGAGCTGATCATGCGTGGGGTGATGGCGGAGACCACGCACCCGGAAGGCCCGCGGGTGCATCCGGCCCCGGAGGTGCTGGTGTCCGACCTTTCGCACACCGGCGTCGAATACTGGGTCCGCTTCTGGATGGACAACACCGCATATTCGCAGAATACAGTCATGAGCCGGGTGCAGCAGAGCGTGATGCGGCACCTGCGCATGGCGGGCATCCGCCTCTCGTCGGGCCGGCAGGAGATCTATCTAGGCCGTCTGCAAAACGGCAGCGCCCACCTCGACGATGTGGCCGACCGCATTGCGGTGCTGGAGGGGGTGGCACTCTTCCTCGGGCTGGGCCGTGATAGCCTGCGCACCCTGGCCTCCAACGTCCAGCTGCGGCGCTTTGGGGCAGGAGAGGTGCTGGTAAAGGAGCACGCCCATACTACGGAGATGTACGTGGTGCTGGAAGGTCATTTGCAGGCTTATACCGACAAGGGTGGGCGGCGCATCCAGTTTGGCCGCCTGCTGCCGGGCGACTTTTTTGGCGAAATGGCGATGCTCACCGGCGATCCACGCTCCGCCTCCGTCGCGACCACCACACCCGTCGTGCTGTTCGAGATCGAGCGCGGGACGATCATGAAGCTCGTGGAAGAAGAGCCGGCACTGCTGGAGACATTGAGCCGCAACCTCGCCAACCGCCGTCGGCAACAGGAGCAGGCCATCGAAAGTGCGGAGGCCGACCGCCTTGGCTCGGCGGAGCCGCTGCAGTTGACGCTCCTGCGGCGCATGCAGCTGATCTTCCGCTCCAGCCGCATCCCTTGGAACTCCCGCTAGCCCATAACGATGATTCTGGTACGTCACCTGCGAAGGTAGACGGCTATGAAGCGCTCGATGATCTACCCCTTCGCCGTGCTGGCCGGCACGGCCATGCTCACGGCCCAGCAGCCCGTCTTTTCGTCCGACGATGAAGTCGAATCCGTCCTGACCGAAGCCGGCCCGGTCTCGGTCAAGGAAATTGCCAAAGGCCTGAATCACCCGTGGGGGCTCGCCTTTTTGCCCGATGGACGCCTGTTGGTGACGGAACGCGCCGGAGACCTGCGCGTGCTGGAAGGCAACGGCAAGCTCTCCCGCCCGGTGCGCGGCGTGCCCAAAGTCTTTGCCGACGGGCAGGGGGGCTTGCTCGACGTGGCGCTCGACCCGGATTTTGAGCAAAATGGCTGGGTCTACCTGTCCTACGCCGAATCCGGGCAGGGTGGGGCGTCGACCGCTCTCGGGCGAGGCAAGTGGCAGGACGGCCGCATTCAGGACTTTGAGGTGCTCTTCCGTCAGGAGCCGCGCATCGACGGTAACAAGCACTTCGGTGGGCGGATCGTCTTCGACGAGGAAGGCCACCTCTTCCTCACCCTGGGCGAGCGGTTCCAGTTCGACCCGGCGCAAGACCTCTCCAACCACCTGGGCACGGTGGTGCGCCTCAACGCCGATGGCTCGGTGCCAGATGACAACCCCTTTGTCGGCGAAGCAGGCAAGCGCGAAGAAATCTGGTCTTACGGGCACCGCAACGTGCAAGCTGCGGCCGTGCATCCCGACACGGGCGACTTGTGGATTGTCGAAATGGGGCCCTTGGGCGGGGACGAGCTCAACCAGCCCCAAAAAGGCCATAACTACGGCTGGCCGGTCGTCAGCGCGGGTTATCACTACAACGGCTCGGAGATCGCCAAGCCTGAAACGCATCCAGAGTTCACCGGCGCGGTCAAATACTACTCGCCCGTTATATCCCCCTCCGGCATGGCCTATTATACGGGCGAGAGCTTCCCGGAGTGGCAAGACAGCTTCTTTGTCGGCGGCCTTTCCAGCCGCCAGCTCGTGCGCATCGAGATCGACGGGCAGGAAGTCGCCCACGAGGAGCGGATCCCGCTGCCGGAGCGGATTCGCGATGTCGAACAAGGCCCCGACGGGATGCTCTACGTCATTACGGATACCAAAGACGGGGCGATCTGGCGGCTGGAGCCTCTGCGCCCCAGCGGTCAGGACAGTTAACGCCGCCTTTTAGTTCCGCAACCTGCCCAGCCTTCCGCCACGGAAGGCTTTTTTGTGCGATAAAACTCGGCTAAGGCGGCTCTCCTTGCTCACAGCCATCAGGTAATCTCGTTTGAGAATAAGCGCTAGTGATGACCGCGGAATCCCGAAGTATTCCCTTGTCCTCAAGTTAACTTGAGGTCGTATAAACCTCGGCCATGACACCGGAAACACCTCCCACGGCCATGGCTGCACCTCGGGCCAAGCGACGCAAGACACGGGCGATCCGCGTGGCGGCTAGAGCAGCCGAGGCCCCGCGCCCTGCAGCCCCAGCTCGTCGTCGGGGTTGCGCAGCGGGCAGTCCTTCGTCGACAGGCAGCCACAGCCAATGCAACGGCCCAGTTGGTCCTTCATTCTGTTCGCTAATTCAATTTTTTCTGTGAGCGCCAGCTGCCAGTTGCGGCTGACTTTTTGCCAGTCTGCCTTCGTCGGCACGCGGCTGGGCGGCAGGTCGCGAAAGGCCTCCTTGATCTCTTCCAGCGTGAAGCCGAGCCGCTGCGCCACCTTGATGAAGGCGAGGATTCGCAGCTCGCGGCGGGAAAAGAGCCGCTGGTTCTGCCCATTGCGCACGCTCCGGACCAGCTGCTTCGACTCGTAAAAATGGATCGCCGACACCGCAATACCGCTACGGCGGGAGATCTCGCCCACGGTCAGCAACGACTCTTTTTTGGACATGTCACGCAGCGTGGCCTCAAGCGAACTTGAGGTCAAGCGCAGGCCCGTCCTCTCTCCGAACCGACTTAACTCGAATCCCAGAAAGATACACAGCTCATGAACAAGGAAAACGAGCGTATCGCTCTCGTCACCGGCGCGACCGATGGCATTGGCAAGGAAGTGGCCCGGCAGCTCTGCCTGCAGGACATCAAAGTCGTGATCGGCGCGCGTAACGTGGAAAAAGGGCGGGGC
Coding sequences within:
- a CDS encoding NAD(P)(+) transhydrogenase (Re/Si-specific) subunit beta, producing the protein MEVIINLSYIAASILFIFGIKMLGKADTAKRGNLVSAWGMGLAIVVTCIHPAFADKILWIVLAFAIGGAIGAVAAKKVPMTGMPEMVALFNGVGGLSSVLVGWAEYVRLAKPYWDQARFNEQTDTALLPPLDLLPPLSGFTMAVIFLAVFIGAVTFTGSIYAWGKLSGKLGGAAKTFPAQKACNALLLAVTVLCGVLFPLMPEGEVGLLLLTGATLGALLLGIFGVMPIGGGDMPVVISLLNSLSGLAAAAAGFVIVNNVLIVAGCLVGCSGLILTVIMCKAMNRTLTNVLFSGFGSTQSSQQVEGEMKALSVEDAYYVLESARNVVFVPGYGMAVAQAQHVVKELAELLEENGAEVRFAIHPVAGRMPGHMNVLLAEADVPYEQLCEMDAVNPTMEMVDVAIVIGANDVVNPAAGEDPSSPIYGMPIINVHHARTVFALKRGKGAGFSGLVNTLFFRENTRMIYGDAKATIAGLVGQFKEK
- a CDS encoding polysaccharide pyruvyl transferase family protein, which translates into the protein MILYLADNRSRPNWGCRATSMALGALLQQVGPISDIINGVETSASTMTPLRSGIALPKGVRRFFRGTRRISWSVFYALDSFLDLSHDFLEVDTQRSVESFLRLKGRFPVLEGIYQKFVRCEMLVINGEGTYIFTDRPRRDTLYYNFAIALAKKMGKKACVVNAMFSDEPEFGKNKKLYDETVRVLRQTDLITTRDPESYDYLMPDLEGHNVKYVPDALFTWSAHMAEWKEHMRGGVEAFESFGYETHKRVPDVDLSKPYIAVSGSSWAARDQDRAYNTYKGLISELQKLGLPLLIVPTCGGDVFLNRLAEDLSLPSVPVGIPIRIGAAILGNAEVFVSGRFHPAVMASCGGTPCVFLSSNSHKTRSLQNVLEYDNVVEHHAMPDAAASALIRQQCEDYLAVSRRERIAEVTRRLGQRSSTVVDLLSQMRDAR
- a CDS encoding CsbD family protein, which codes for MKPSDKNKTEGNTKKVTGQVKETVGRVVGNRNLEAKGAAEKAEGKAQKKAGEVQKVFNS
- a CDS encoding CsbD family protein; protein product: MKPSDKDKSEGNTKKVTGQVKETAGRVVGNRDMEAKGKAEKAEGKGQKKAGEVKKVLGK
- a CDS encoding mechanosensitive ion channel, whose protein sequence is MLAVTFTALLLLVFGLSPVDLSAQDEPEAPVVEQPTGDAEALDASESIRQAGSTLSDLGDSLVHLLPRIGVGLAVILIGALLARLFAYILRRSLHNWRRADAVAALTSIAVYLLAVGAALSVIAGDARALVGSVGLAGLALSWALQTPIESFSGWLLNSFKGYYRPGDRIAIGDVVGDVYEIDILTTTVWEIGGPDKPVQGAQPTGALITFPNGEILRSSIVNYTRDFPYVWDEVTVGIANESDLPYAARILREVAVRELGNSMAQSAAAYAELLKRRRLDSDVSLEPQSYVTPTDAWTNVTVRYLVEVRSRRRASSNLFIALSEEMNKAEHRGKIVPSLPRQQLDVLPPPEDYPPRGRSSQ
- a CDS encoding mechanosensitive ion channel family protein encodes the protein MTLTAASARPVSLLRALVPPTIALALLLIATLTVQPWLESLWGFEHPRWVERLHRGILAAYAAVGVWFAFALVWIVGLEWILSRATKKAVPRIIKDFCGVIFFFVAVAICIAILFDGVFGSLLTLSSIFGIVIGLALRPIILDVFSGLSSNLESAYQIGDWITLESAKGNHTGWVMEVNWRTTLLRTRAGTIVVCPNSLFSTSVVLNHTRPHIESRIDFRLRLPPEVPCERAIELIMRGVMAETTHPEGPRVHPAPEVLVSDLSHTGVEYWVRFWMDNTAYSQNTVMSRVQQSVMRHLRMAGIRLSSGRQEIYLGRLQNGSAHLDDVADRIAVLEGVALFLGLGRDSLRTLASNVQLRRFGAGEVLVKEHAHTTEMYVVLEGHLQAYTDKGGRRIQFGRLLPGDFFGEMAMLTGDPRSASVATTTPVVLFEIERGTIMKLVEEEPALLETLSRNLANRRRQQEQAIESAEADRLGSAEPLQLTLLRRMQLIFRSSRIPWNSR
- a CDS encoding PQQ-dependent sugar dehydrogenase — encoded protein: MKRSMIYPFAVLAGTAMLTAQQPVFSSDDEVESVLTEAGPVSVKEIAKGLNHPWGLAFLPDGRLLVTERAGDLRVLEGNGKLSRPVRGVPKVFADGQGGLLDVALDPDFEQNGWVYLSYAESGQGGASTALGRGKWQDGRIQDFEVLFRQEPRIDGNKHFGGRIVFDEEGHLFLTLGERFQFDPAQDLSNHLGTVVRLNADGSVPDDNPFVGEAGKREEIWSYGHRNVQAAAVHPDTGDLWIVEMGPLGGDELNQPQKGHNYGWPVVSAGYHYNGSEIAKPETHPEFTGAVKYYSPVISPSGMAYYTGESFPEWQDSFFVGGLSSRQLVRIEIDGQEVAHEERIPLPERIRDVEQGPDGMLYVITDTKDGAIWRLEPLRPSGQDS
- the soxR gene encoding redox-sensitive transcriptional activator SoxR — translated: MSKKESLLTVGEISRRSGIAVSAIHFYESKQLVRSVRNGQNQRLFSRRELRILAFIKVAQRLGFTLEEIKEAFRDLPPSRVPTKADWQKVSRNWQLALTEKIELANRMKDQLGRCIGCGCLSTKDCPLRNPDDELGLQGAGPRLL